In Janibacter alkaliphilus, the following proteins share a genomic window:
- a CDS encoding FecCD family ABC transporter permease yields the protein MSTVTDRQAQRSRSSSDDDLGLLSRRRRAIGWLLGLTAGLLVSLVLAVGIGAVSIPPVTTLQIVLHHLTGIGEVSWSIPRDAIVWDVRLPRVILGAAVGAGLAVSGMALQAMVRNVLADPYLLGVSSGASSGAAAAILFGAGAGLGQHALPVSAFLGAMAASALVLLVARSGGRVTSIRLLLAGVAVGYALYALTSFLIFASDSAEGSRSVLFWLLGSLGLAGWGAPLVIAVAVPTLTMLVLLHAGRRLDALSIGDETAQTLGLSPDRLRVRLLMLVALCIGVVVSAAGSIGFVGLVIPHLARRAVGSSHRVAIPVAALMGAVFLVWADVVARTLLAPQEIPIGILTSLVGAPFLLVLIRRMRVSTT from the coding sequence ATGTCGACGGTCACGGACCGGCAGGCGCAGCGCTCCCGCTCGTCGTCCGACGACGACCTGGGGCTGCTCTCCCGCCGTCGCCGGGCCATCGGCTGGCTGCTGGGGCTGACCGCCGGCCTGCTGGTCTCGCTGGTGCTGGCCGTCGGCATCGGCGCGGTGAGCATCCCGCCGGTGACCACCCTGCAGATCGTGCTGCACCACCTCACCGGGATCGGCGAGGTCTCCTGGAGCATCCCCCGCGACGCCATCGTCTGGGACGTGCGGCTGCCCCGGGTGATCCTCGGCGCCGCGGTCGGTGCGGGCCTGGCGGTCAGCGGCATGGCGCTGCAGGCCATGGTGCGCAACGTGCTGGCCGACCCCTACCTGCTCGGGGTCAGCTCGGGCGCCTCCAGCGGGGCTGCCGCGGCGATCCTCTTCGGTGCCGGCGCCGGGCTGGGGCAGCACGCGCTGCCGGTGAGCGCCTTCCTCGGCGCGATGGCCGCCTCCGCGCTGGTGCTGCTGGTCGCCCGCTCCGGCGGTCGGGTCACCTCGATCCGGCTGCTGCTGGCCGGGGTCGCGGTGGGCTACGCCCTCTACGCCCTGACCAGCTTCCTCATCTTCGCCTCGGACTCGGCCGAGGGCTCGCGCTCGGTGCTCTTCTGGCTGCTGGGCTCGCTCGGCCTGGCCGGCTGGGGCGCCCCGCTGGTCATCGCCGTCGCCGTGCCGACGCTGACCATGCTCGTGCTGCTGCACGCCGGCCGCCGGCTGGACGCGCTGTCCATCGGCGACGAGACCGCGCAGACCCTGGGCCTGTCCCCCGACCGGCTGCGGGTGCGCCTGCTCATGCTCGTCGCGCTGTGCATCGGCGTCGTCGTCTCGGCCGCCGGCAGCATCGGCTTCGTGGGCCTGGTCATCCCGCACCTGGCCCGCCGGGCGGTGGGCTCCAGCCACCGGGTGGCCATCCCGGTGGCGGCGCTGATGGGCGCCGTCTTCCTCGTCTGGGCCGACGTCGTCGCCCGCACCCTGCTCGCCCCGCAGGAGATCCCGATCGGCATCCTCACCTCGCTGGTGGGCGCCCCCTTCCTCCTCGTGCTCATCCGCCGGATGCGCGTCTCCACCACCTGA